The following DNA comes from Ricinus communis isolate WT05 ecotype wild-type chromosome 10, ASM1957865v1, whole genome shotgun sequence.
TTCTTCATAATATCAGGATGATTTATTAGCTCTGCTAGTGCCCATTCTGTCGTAATGGCAGATGTGTCGGTCCCAGCTGCAAAAATATCCTGTTCAATGCAGAAGTTTCAGGTTATTTGCCGTGATTCTCTGAAACAGCAACAAATCATAGTTTTTTTCCTGCTGCTTTTGTCAGAACTATAAGTAGAATTTCATTCCATCAAATAACAGACTGAAAATTCTAGTTGCATTATTGATTGCATAAGATTTTGATACCTTGCTTTCATTGGAAACTTGATTACTCTGGATTTGGTTCACTATAGAGTGGACTAAGTCATAGAGTTCCTATTTTAGAAATGCTTATTGATTGCAGGAAGCAACTTCAGAAAGATATAGTTTCTAGTAGAATTTATTGCTGATAAAAAAGATGCAGTGGTTGACTAGGATTTTGGACATTGGAGTGATTTGGAAGTCGTAAAATCTTTGCacctaacttttaatttatatagcCAGTCATCTATACATATTGTTATTCTCAAGAAAGGCTATAATGTAACTAaggtttatattattttggttgaaatctgtaaaatttatggaatttatttataaatctaaaatttatgtgcAATGATCAAAGGaaagttagtttagaattctatataatcaaatttgtatAGAATTAGttatagctaaattaaattctaacaaaataaatagaattttcaaatgagTTCCATATTagtaagtaaataattataatatcaaaaaacctctttaaatttaatcatttttattttactttctcttttgtgtcttttctcaaatgaaatgaattctTTAATGGATTTCAACTGACTATTGtttgattatcaatttatGAGTTAAGGAGATGATAATAGATATTAAAAGTTTTCTTTGAGTGAAGGACTCTTTACCAGGATGAAGGCTTTGATGTTCTCTCTTGTCAATTTCATTTCTGAGTTCTCATCTTCTTGAATATCAAGTAAAATATGGAGTAAATCTTTCATCAATTCTCCTCTACCTGTGTCCTTCTTtatcttcctttcttcttcatgCTTTGTTATGATCCTTTCCGTCATTGTGTCAAATTTGTCACGAACTTCCTTCATCCTTCTTCCAAATCCCTGCAAATCTAAGTTCTTGCATAACCAAATAAAATCTGACAAATTAAACTTCCCTGTTAGCTCAGCCGTCTCTTGCACCAATTTCCTGACGTTATTagcttcatcttcatcttctgAACATGTTTGGTTCATAATCATTCTTGATATTACATTATTGGTTACCCTTATAAGCTGGCCTCCAACATCAATTGACTCTCCTGCATTTGCTTTCTTTAGCATGATTTTCAAAAACCGCCTTATCTCTTCATGTCTGACTGGAAGGAGCTGATCTAGTACTCGTCCTCCAAGAAGTTCAGTCATGCACAATTTCTTCATGAACTTCCAGTATGGTCCATAAGGAGTGAAGGAGAAATCAGCTGAGCCATATGTAAGGTAATCAACAGCAATCATTTTCGGACGATCCAAGAACGAAGTTTCATGAGTTTTGAGGAATGCTTTTGCTGTCTCAGGGGAGGAAGCAACAACACAAGGGATAGAGCCAAGGGATATGTGAATTAAGGGTCCATAGCGGATTGAAAGCTTGTGAAGGCCTTGGTGAGGTATTGAACCAAGGAGATGGAGGTGTCCAATGATTGGTAGGGCTGGTGGGCTTGGTGGAAGATGAGCCTTCGCTTGAAATTTTCTTAGTACTGCTCTCACCACAATCATGGAGACTAGCCATACGAGAAGAAGGATCATGTACTCCTGGAAATCAGccattttttaatctttgtaAATTGGTTGAGTAAAAGGTAAAGGGGAGCTGTTTAGGCAAGAATCccttcttttattgataaaaatttcacTTGGTGCTGGGAGAAAAAAGGAGAGGATTCTAAAGACGGCAGTCACGGCAAGATGTacaggaataaatattataaaagaaaataaattagattgattttgttttttttaaatttaagttgCTTTCTTTGTTTGTTAATGTTCTGTTAATAAGTATTTTAGTGTATTCAAATGCAAAGCT
Coding sequences within:
- the LOC8277508 gene encoding cytochrome P450 93A3 encodes the protein MADFQEYMILLLVWLVSMIVVRAVLRKFQAKAHLPPSPPALPIIGHLHLLGSIPHQGLHKLSIRYGPLIHISLGSIPCVVASSPETAKAFLKTHETSFLDRPKMIAVDYLTYGSADFSFTPYGPYWKFMKKLCMTELLGGRVLDQLLPVRHEEIRRFLKIMLKKANAGESIDVGGQLIRVTNNVISRMIMNQTCSEDEDEANNVRKLVQETAELTGKFNLSDFIWLCKNLDLQGFGRRMKEVRDKFDTMTERIITKHEEERKIKKDTGRGELMKDLLHILLDIQEDENSEMKLTRENIKAFILDIFAAGTDTSAITTEWALAELINHPDIMKKAREEIDFVIGKSRLVQELDIPNLPYLQAVVKETLRLHPTGPLIVRESTETCAINGYEIPARTRLFVNVWALGRDPNHWDNPLEFSPERFMNAESNTKSQLDVKGQHFHLLPFGSGRRGCPGTSLALQMVQSSLVAMIQCFEWKVNGGNGTVDMEEGPGLTLPRANPLICVPVARLKPFPSF